The following are from one region of the Quercus robur chromosome 1, dhQueRobu3.1, whole genome shotgun sequence genome:
- the LOC126720117 gene encoding peroxidase N-like isoform X2 has product MKKSDSFYGYSLILAFFMLFLAARSQLITDFYKTSCPNIMAIVRREVQNAIKIEMRMAASLLRLHFHDCFVNGCDASILLDVSDGEKFAGPNLNSVRGFDVVDNIKTSVESACPGVVSCADIVAIAARDSVLLSGGPTWKVLLGRRDALVANQSGANTGLPSPFDNLGNIILKFANVGLNLKDVVSLSDSLIDALYRRSYNWTI; this is encoded by the exons ATGAAGAAGTCTGATAGCTTCTATGGTTATTCTTTGATTTTGGCTTTCTTTATGTTATTCCTTGCTGCAAGGTCTCAACTGATTACAGATTTTTATAAGACCTCATGTCCAAATATCATGGCTATTGTGAGGAGAGAGGTTCAAAATGCTATCAAGATTGAAATGCGAATGGCTGCCTCTTTGCTTCGGCTTCACTTCCATGACTGCTTTGTGAAT GGTTGTGATGCATCAATACTATTGGATGTAAGCGATGGTGAGAAGTTTGCCGGTCCCAACTTAAATTCAGTTAGAGGATTCGATGTTGTAGATAATATCAAAACCTCCGTGGAGAGTGCATGTCCTGGTGTTGTATCATGTGCTGATATAGTAGCCATAGCTGCAAGAGATTCAGTGCTCTTa AGTGGAGGACCAACATGGAAGGTTCTGTTGGGCAGAAGAGATGCGCTAGTGGCAAATCAATCGGGAGCAAATACTGGGCTTCCTTCTCCATTTGACAACCTGGGTAATATCATTCTTAAGTTTGCAAATGTAGGCCTCAATCTCAAAGATGTGGTGTCCTTATCAG ATTCTTTGATTGATGCATTGTATAGGAGGTCATACAATTGGACTATCTAG
- the LOC126720148 gene encoding peroxidase 59-like encodes MTMSNSFYGYSLIMTFFMQLLHARPQLTPNFYDKTCPKLQNIVRNEVQKAFNKENRMAASLLRLHFHDCFVNGCDGSVLLDVSGGEKFALSNLNSVRGFEVVDRIKRTVESACPGVVSCADLLALVARDSVVITRGPSWTVLLGRRDGFVSISLNGTDAALPSAFDTLDKIISKFKRVGLDEKDVVSLSGSHTIGLARCAAFSNRLFNYSGTGLPDSTMDRNLLSQLQKLCKDGDQNQTTLLDQYTEGGGYINIFGNHYFQNLLNGKSVLSSDQVLLSSSKTSYWVQIYNDDNDLFFDNFADAIIRMGNISPPRGLRGQIRKNCRRVN; translated from the exons ATGACAATGTCTAACAGCTTTTATGGTTACTCTTTGATTATGACTTTCTTTATGCAGTTACTTCATGCGCGGCCTCAACTGACCccaaatttttatgataaaacaTGTCCTAAGCTTCAAAATATTGTGAGAAATGAGGTGCAAAAAGCTTTCAACAAGGAAAATCGTATGGCTGCCTCTTTGCTTCGGCTTCACTTTCATGACTGCTTTGTAAAT GGCTGTGATGGATCAGTATTGTTAGATGTAAGTGGTGGGGAGAAATTTGCCCTTTCCAACTTAAACTCAGTTAGAGGATTTGAAGTTGTAGATCGTATCAAAAGAACTGTGGAGAGTGCATGTCCTGGTGTTGTATCTTGTGCTGATTTACTAGCTCTAGTTGCTCGAGATTCCGTGGTCATT ACTAGAGGGCCATCATGGACTGTTTTGTTGGGCAGAAGAGATGGATTTGTGTCAATAAGCCTAAATGGAACAGATGCCGCACTTCCTTCTGCATTTGACACATTGGATAAAATCATTTCCAAGTTCAAAAGAGTAGGCCTCGATGAAAAAGATGTGGTGTCCTTATCAG GTTCTCATACAATTGGACTAGCTAGGTGTGCTGCCTTCAGCAATAGGTTGTTCAACTACTCAGGAACTGGCCTTCCAGACAGCACTATGGATAGAAATCTGTTGTCTCAGTTGCAAAAATTGTGCAAGGATGGTGACCAAAACCAGACAACACTCCTCGATCAATACACCGAAGGAGGGGGTTACATTAATATTTTTGGCAACCATTACTTTCAGAACTTGCTCAATGGAAAGAGCGTTCTTAGTTCCGACCAAGTTTTATTATCTAGTTCTAAAACTAGTTACTGGGTCCAAATTTATAACGATGATAATGATCTTTTCTTTGACAACTTTGCTGATGCCATAATTAGGATGGGGAACATAAGTCCGCCAAGGGGTTTGCGGGGACAGATTCGGAAGAACTGCAGGAGAGTGAATTGA
- the LOC126720117 gene encoding peroxidase N-like isoform X1 — MKKSDSFYGYSLILAFFMLFLAARSQLITDFYKTSCPNIMAIVRREVQNAIKIEMRMAASLLRLHFHDCFVNGCDASILLDVSDGEKFAGPNLNSVRGFDVVDNIKTSVESACPGVVSCADIVAIAARDSVLLSGGPTWKVLLGRRDALVANQSGANTGLPSPFDNLGNIILKFANVGLNLKDVVSLSGGHTIGLSRCLLFSNRLFSFTGTGTPDSTLDTNMLSDLQKICPVNGDANKTTFLDRNSNDLFDNHYFQNLLNGKGLLSSDQILFSSDEAKTTTQSLVQSYSTNSDLFFADFANSMIKMGNISPLTGSSGQIRKNCRVVNS, encoded by the exons ATGAAGAAGTCTGATAGCTTCTATGGTTATTCTTTGATTTTGGCTTTCTTTATGTTATTCCTTGCTGCAAGGTCTCAACTGATTACAGATTTTTATAAGACCTCATGTCCAAATATCATGGCTATTGTGAGGAGAGAGGTTCAAAATGCTATCAAGATTGAAATGCGAATGGCTGCCTCTTTGCTTCGGCTTCACTTCCATGACTGCTTTGTGAAT GGTTGTGATGCATCAATACTATTGGATGTAAGCGATGGTGAGAAGTTTGCCGGTCCCAACTTAAATTCAGTTAGAGGATTCGATGTTGTAGATAATATCAAAACCTCCGTGGAGAGTGCATGTCCTGGTGTTGTATCATGTGCTGATATAGTAGCCATAGCTGCAAGAGATTCAGTGCTCTTa AGTGGAGGACCAACATGGAAGGTTCTGTTGGGCAGAAGAGATGCGCTAGTGGCAAATCAATCGGGAGCAAATACTGGGCTTCCTTCTCCATTTGACAACCTGGGTAATATCATTCTTAAGTTTGCAAATGTAGGCCTCAATCTCAAAGATGTGGTGTCCTTATCAG GAGGTCATACAATTGGACTATCTAGGTGTCTTCTCTTCAGCAATAGGTTGTTCAGCTTCACCGGAACAGGCACTCCAGACAGTACTTTGGATACAAATATGTTGTCCGATTTGCAAAAGATATGCCCAGTGAATGGTGATGCAAACAAGACAACATTCCTGGATCGAAACTCAAATGATTTGTTTGACAATCACTACTTTCAGAACTTGCTCAATGGAAAGGGTCTTCTTAGTTCTGACCAAATTTTATTCTCTAGTGATGAGGCCAAAACGACAACCCAAAGTTTGGTCCAAAGTTACAGCACTAACTCTGATCTTTTCTTTGCGGACTTTGCTAATTCCATGATCAAGATGGGGAATATAAGTCCACTTACTGGGTCTAGTGGACAGATCAGAAAGAACTGTAGGGTTGTGAACTCATAA
- the LOC126720064 gene encoding probable plastid-lipid-associated protein 12, chloroplastic isoform X2 has product MFLKVYTTNLGFQSNPVPTFSPIFNPRTLPYKTPKLFESSSSHRNVFVYRSNVVDKQQLVSFNEPENQLIEALIGIQGRGRSASPQQLSDVTRAVQVLEGLEGVPDPTNSSLIEGRWQLMFTTRPGTASPIQRTFVGVDFFSVFQEVYLRTNDPRVSNIVRFSDAIGELKVEAAASIKDGKRILFQFDRAAFSFKFLPFKVPYPVPFRLLGDEAKGWLDTTYLSPSGDLRISRGNKGTTFVLQKKTEPRQRLLSTISTGKGVRENLTGGETELQEGEWQMIWSSQVETDSWLENAGNGLMGIQIIKKNGQIKFLVDILLGIKFSMTGRFVKSGNSNSTYEITMDDAAIIGGQFGYPVEMESKFNLELLYSDDKIRITRGYNNIVFVHLRMDGLKKK; this is encoded by the exons ATGTTTCTCAAAGTCTATACCACAAATCTTGGATTTCAATCCAACCCAGTTCCCACATTCTCACCAATATTCAATCCAAGAACTCTCCCTTACAAAACTCCCAAGCTCTTTGAGTCTTCAAGTAGCCATAgaaatgtttttgtttatagGTCTAATGTTGTGGACAAGCAGCAACTAGTGTCATTCAATGAGCCTGAAAACCAGCTCATTGAAGCCCTTATCGGGATACAAGGCCGAGGCCGCTCTGCTTCTCCTCAGCAACTCAGT GATGTTACGCGCGCCGTGCAAGTTCTAGAAGGTTTAGAAGGTGTGCCGGATCCG ACAAACTCTAGTTTGATTGAAGGTCGATGGCAGTTAATGTTTACAACTAGACCTGGAACAGCATCTCCAATTCAG AGAACATTTGTGGGGGTTGACTTCTTTAGTGTGTTTCAAGAGGTTTACCTTCGGACAAATGATCCACGTGTATCCAATATTGTAAGATTCTCTGATGCAATAGGTGAGCTAAAGGTGGAG GCAGCAGCATCAATTAAGGATGGTAAACGAATACTTTTCCAGTTTGATCGAGcagccttttcttttaaatttttaccaTTTAAAGTGCCATATCCAGTGCCATTTAGACTATTAGGAGATGAAGCAAAGGGTTGGTTAGACACGACATACTTGTCTCCTTCTGGAGACCTCCGTATCTCAAGAGGAAATAAG GGCACCACATTTGTGCTGCAAAAGAAAACTGAACCGAGGCAAAGATTACTGTCAACCATTTCCACCGGTAAAGGAGTTAGAGAG AATCTAACTGGAGGTGAAACAGAACTCCAAGAGGGTGAATGGCAAATGATTTGGAGTTCACAG GTAGAGACAGATAGTTGGCTGGAGAATGCTGGCAATGGTCTCATGGGCATACAG ATTATCAAGAAGAATGGACAAATAAAGTTTTTGGTTGACATCTTGCTTGGGATCAAATTCTCCATGACTGGTAGATTTGT GAAATCTGGCAACAGCAACAGCACATATGAAATCACAATGGATGATGCAGCAATAATCGGCGGTCAATTTGGATATCCTGTAGAGATGGAAAGCAAGTTTAACCTGGAGCTTCT ATATAGTGACGACAAGATCAGGATTACCCGGGGATACAACAATATTGTTTTTGTGCATTTAAGGATGGATggattgaaaaagaaataa
- the LOC126720064 gene encoding probable plastid-lipid-associated protein 12, chloroplastic isoform X1 produces MFLKVYTTNLGFQSNPVPTFSPIFNPRTLPYKTPKLFESSSSHRNVFVYRSNVVDKQQLVSFNEPENQLIEALIGIQGRGRSASPQQLSDVTRAVQVLEGLEGVPDPTNSSLIEGRWQLMFTTRPGTASPIQRTFVGVDFFSVFQEVYLRTNDPRVSNIVRFSDAIGELKVEAAASIKDGKRILFQFDRAAFSFKFLPFKVPYPVPFRLLGDEAKGWLDTTYLSPSGDLRISRGNKGTTFVLQKKTEPRQRLLSTISTGKGVREAIDKFISSNQNLTGGETELQEGEWQMIWSSQVETDSWLENAGNGLMGIQIIKKNGQIKFLVDILLGIKFSMTGRFVKSGNSNSTYEITMDDAAIIGGQFGYPVEMESKFNLELLYSDDKIRITRGYNNIVFVHLRMDGLKKK; encoded by the exons ATGTTTCTCAAAGTCTATACCACAAATCTTGGATTTCAATCCAACCCAGTTCCCACATTCTCACCAATATTCAATCCAAGAACTCTCCCTTACAAAACTCCCAAGCTCTTTGAGTCTTCAAGTAGCCATAgaaatgtttttgtttatagGTCTAATGTTGTGGACAAGCAGCAACTAGTGTCATTCAATGAGCCTGAAAACCAGCTCATTGAAGCCCTTATCGGGATACAAGGCCGAGGCCGCTCTGCTTCTCCTCAGCAACTCAGT GATGTTACGCGCGCCGTGCAAGTTCTAGAAGGTTTAGAAGGTGTGCCGGATCCG ACAAACTCTAGTTTGATTGAAGGTCGATGGCAGTTAATGTTTACAACTAGACCTGGAACAGCATCTCCAATTCAG AGAACATTTGTGGGGGTTGACTTCTTTAGTGTGTTTCAAGAGGTTTACCTTCGGACAAATGATCCACGTGTATCCAATATTGTAAGATTCTCTGATGCAATAGGTGAGCTAAAGGTGGAG GCAGCAGCATCAATTAAGGATGGTAAACGAATACTTTTCCAGTTTGATCGAGcagccttttcttttaaatttttaccaTTTAAAGTGCCATATCCAGTGCCATTTAGACTATTAGGAGATGAAGCAAAGGGTTGGTTAGACACGACATACTTGTCTCCTTCTGGAGACCTCCGTATCTCAAGAGGAAATAAG GGCACCACATTTGTGCTGCAAAAGAAAACTGAACCGAGGCAAAGATTACTGTCAACCATTTCCACCGGTAAAGGAGTTAGAGAG GCAATTGATAAGTTTATCTCCTCAAACCAGAATCTAACTGGAGGTGAAACAGAACTCCAAGAGGGTGAATGGCAAATGATTTGGAGTTCACAG GTAGAGACAGATAGTTGGCTGGAGAATGCTGGCAATGGTCTCATGGGCATACAG ATTATCAAGAAGAATGGACAAATAAAGTTTTTGGTTGACATCTTGCTTGGGATCAAATTCTCCATGACTGGTAGATTTGT GAAATCTGGCAACAGCAACAGCACATATGAAATCACAATGGATGATGCAGCAATAATCGGCGGTCAATTTGGATATCCTGTAGAGATGGAAAGCAAGTTTAACCTGGAGCTTCT ATATAGTGACGACAAGATCAGGATTACCCGGGGATACAACAATATTGTTTTTGTGCATTTAAGGATGGATggattgaaaaagaaataa
- the LOC126720164 gene encoding peroxidase N-like encodes MKKSDSFYGYSLILAFFMLFLAARSQLTTDFYKASCPNLISIVRREVQNAIKIEMRMAASLLRLHFHDCFVNGCDASILLDTSDGEKFALPNLNSVRGFDVVDNIKSSVESACPGVVSCADIVAIAARDSVLLSGGPTWKVPLGRRDALVANQTGANTGLPSPFDSLGSIALKFANVGLNLTDVVSLSGGHTIGLSRCLLFSNRLFNFAGTGNPDSTLDTNMLSDLQNICPVNGDANKATFLDRNSNDLFDNHYFQNLLNGKGLLSSDQILFSSDEAKTTTLSLVQRYSTNSGLFFADFANSMIKMGNISPLTGSSGQIRKNCRVVNS; translated from the exons ATGAAGAAGTCTGATAGCTTCTACGGTTATTCTTTGATTCTGGCTTTCTTTATGTTATTCCTTGCTGCAAGGTCTCAATTGACTACAGATTTTTATAAGGCATCGTGTCCAAATCTTATCTCTATTGTGAGGAGAGAGGTTCAAAATGCTATCAAGATTGAAATGCGTATGGCTGCCTCTTTGCTTCGGCTTCATTTCCATGATTGCTTTGTGAAT GGTTGCGATGCATCAATACTATTGGATACAAGCGATGGGGAGAAGTTTGCCCTTCCCAACTTAAATTCAGTTAGAGGATTTGACGTTGTGGATAATATCAAAAGCTCTGTGGAGAGTGCATGTCCTGGTGTTGTATCATGTGCTGATATAGTAGCCATAGCCGCCCGAGATTCAGTGCTCTTA AGTGGAGGACCTACATGGAAGGTTCCGTTGGGCAGAAGAGATGCGCTAGTGGCAAATCAAACGGGAGCAAATACTGGGCTTCCTTCTCCATTTGACAGCCTGGGTAGTATCGCTCTTAAGTTTGCAAATGTAGGCCTCAATCTCACAGATGTGGTATCCTTATCAG GAGGTCATACAATTGGACTATCTAGGTGTCTTCTCTTCAGCAATAGGCTGTTCAACTTCGCCGGAACAGGCAATCCAGACAGTACTTTGGATACGAATATGTTGTCCGATTTGCAAAATATATGCCCAGTGAATGGTGATGCAAACAAGGCAACATTCCTGGATCGAAACTCAAATGATTTGTTTGACAACCACTACTTTCAGAACTTGCTCAATGGAAAGGGTCTTCTTAGTTCTGACCAAATTTTATTCTCTAGTGATGAGGCCAAAACGACAACCCTAAGTTTGGTCCAAAGATACAGCACTAATAGTGGTCTTTTCTTTGCGGACTTTGCTAATTCCATGATCAAGATGGGGAATATAAGTCCACTTACTGGGTCCAGTGGACAGATCAGAAAGAACTGTAGGGTTGTGAACTCATAA